CCTCGTCCGCGTCGTCACGGGGTGATCAGGTAGACGACGCCGCCGGGGCCGCTCGCCACGGAGCCGTCCTCGGTGTGCCGCTTGGTGCGCTGCCAGATGTTCTCGAACTGAGCCCGCGGGTAGATCGTGCGCACGTTCGCGTTGCTGTTCGCGGCCGGGTCGTTGGCGATGACGTCGCCGTCCGCCGTGAACCCGACGACGACCATGATGTGCCCCGCTGTGCCGTAACCCGCGCCGTCCAGTTCGTCGGCGCGGAAGGACTGCGACGTGATCACCGGGATGCCCCGGGCGATGTAGTCCTCCAGCTCGGTCAGCGAGTGCAGGCGCGTGACGTGCCCGCGCAGGCCGAAGGTCGCCGCGTACGCGGTGTTGAACGGCCAGTTGCCGGTGCCCTCGTAGGAGTGGTCGTAGGTGTGCCGGGCCGCGTAGTCGACCGTCCGGTCCGGGTAGCCGGCCGGGATCCAGGTCATGTCCTCTTCGCGCGGCCGCCTGCCCCAGTACTCGACCACCATCTCGGTGGACGTCGGGCTGCACCAGCTCTCCCCGCCGCCGCCGTACTCCGGGAAGTGTCCCTTGTGGATGTTCTGCGCGTACGCGGGAACGGGCAGCTCGATGCCGGACGCCTTGCCCGGCCGGGAAACCGGCACCTCGAACCGGTCCGGCACGTTCGACGTCATCGCGCCGACCGCGCTCACCGTGGCCGTCGCGCGCGTGCCCGGCGCGCGGTAGAGCGAGACCCGCAGCCGGTACGAGCGCAGCAGCACGCCGGGCTTCATCACGAGCGTGTCGACCGAGACCTGCGCGTGCGCGTCGTCCTGGCCGTCCACGCTCGTCCGCTTGATGTCACCGTCGCCCGCGGCCCACCGGCCCATCACGTACCACGCGGTTTCCGCGCCCGCCGCCGTGCGCGCCTGCGCCTCGACCTGGATCCAGGTGCCCGGCGGCGTCTGCGCGTTCCACGACGCGATCAGCTCGGTCGCGTCGAACCCGGGCGCGTGGAACGGCGAGGTCCACTGTGCCCGCTCGTAGTCCCGGCCCTCGTACGACTCGGTCCCGGCGGGCGCGAAAGGGCCCGCCGGCGTCCACTCGTGGTAGTCGACGGCCTCGTCGGCCCGGCCGGGGGAGGCGGACGCGGGTTGCACGGTCACCGTCGCCATCACGGCGGCGGCCAGCACGGCGAGCAGGGCGCGGGTCATCCGGGAATTCTCCCCGCCGCTACGGGTGGTGTAAACCAGTCAAAGGACTGATTGCGACTGCGTCACCTTCGCGACGAGCTTGCCCGCGTCGTCGTGCAGCTCGGTTTCCACCACGACCACCTTGCGGCCGGCGTGCAGCGGGCGGGCGGTCGCGGTCACGTGCCCCTCGCGCACCCCGCGCAGGAAGTTCGTCTTCGACTCGATGGTCGAGGTGCCCTGTGCGCCTTCGGGCAGGTTGAGGAACGCGCACACCGCGCCGGTCGAGTCGGCCAGCGCCATCAGCGCGCCGCCGTGCAGCACCCCGCCGATCGTGCAGAGGGTGGCGTCCCAGGCGAGCCGCGCCCGCACCACGTCCTTCGAGTGCTCCAGCACCTCGATGCCGAGCCGCTCCGAGAACGGCATCGACTGGTGGAACAGCGCCGTCCCGGCCTCGTCGAGCTGAGTCATGATCCGTTCCTACCGCAAGGGGTGGACCAGCAACAACTCCGTGTTGTGGTCGGCCGCCGCGCCGGTGCGGGCCGGGTCGGCGTGCAGGTCGTTGAACGACAGCTCCCGGTACAGCGACGCCAGCGCGGACGGCGAGGTGTCGGCGTAGTCGGCCGAGTACGGGGCTTGCGCCTCGATCAGGGTGGTGAACAGCGACAACGTGCCGTCGGCGTTGTCCGCGACCTCGATCACCCGCGCGTGCTGCGGGAAGTCGATGTGGGACGCGGTGTTGATCTCCCAGAACCCCTGGGCGGGGGTCGCGCCCGGCCGCGGCGTGATTCGGTTTTCGTGTGTGTGCCCGTTGACCCACGCCAGCACGTTCGGAAACCGGTGCAGGAGCGCGACGAACGCGTCCCCGGTCAGGCGCGGTTCCAGCGGGTGGCGGGCGTCGGGCAGGACGTTGCCCATCGTGTCCGAGGTGTGGTGGCTGAACAGGATGAACAGCTCGTCGGTGACCGAGCGGGTGATCCGGTTGCCCCAGAAGTCGTAGTGGACCGAGCTGCCGCGCTTGAGCGTCTGCTCGACCCACAGGTACTGCCCGAGCCCGATCGAGCCGTCCGCGAACCCGGCGAGCGTCGTGGTGTCGAGGCTGATGCCGGTGATGCCCGGGGCGATGCGGAACGTGTAGTAGACGTCCACGCCGTCGGCGTTGGCGCCGGTGAAGCCGTGGCCTGCCGGGCCGGGCCCGGTGTTGGCGGGCTCGAGGTGCGCCCGCACGAACTCGGCTGTGGTGAACGGCCGTCGCCGCTCGTCCGGGGTGATCTCGCGGATCGTGCCGCTGCCGCCGAACAGCTCGGTGACCGGCACGCTCGCGCCCGGTGTCCGGATGGCCCGCGCCAGCTTCGCCGCGGTCCCGGAGTCCTTGCCGATCACCTTGTAGCGGCCGGTGTACCAGTGCGCCATCCCGGGCAGGTCCGGCAGGCTGCCGACGATGCTGTCGTCGTGGTTGCCGAACGTGCAGTACCACGGCACGTCGAGTCCCGCCGAGGTGAACGTGCGCGTGCCCGCGGTCAGGATGCCGGGCAGCACCGGGAACGCCGACCAGTCGCCGTCCACGCGGCGGTCCGGGTTCCAGTACAGCGGGTCGCCGGAGGCCTGCACGCCCTCGTAGACGTTCGGGTCGCCGGAGTTCGGGGTGACCTCGCCGCCGTTGAGCACGCCGAGGAACCAGCCGAGTTCGAGGTGCTCGTGGTTGTCGGTGTTGTCGCCGGTGGTCATCACGAAGTCCAGCGGCCGTCCGGTGAACGGCCCGCGCCGCAGGCTGTTCACCCGGTCGACGAGCGCGGCCGTGGCCGCCGAGCCGAGTGTCTCCTGTGGACGGTGGGCGGAGCCGATCAGCGGGTGCAGGTACTCGAACCGCGCCGGCGATTCGGAGTCGGTGATGTGCAGGTCGGTGAACTGGACGAACGCGGTGAGCGCCGTGCGTCGGTCGTCCCGGCCCGCCTTGCCCGCCGCCAGGTCCTCCCGCACCACCAGCGGCCAGCCCGGCCCGCCGGTCAGGCGCGTGTACGCCGCGGCGCCGTCCAGCGGCGTGGCGACACTCTCCAGCGTGGTGCCGGACGTGCCGACCGCGCGCCGGCTGCTTTCCCGTAGCGCCCGGTCGATCGCCTGCGCCGACGGTGCGCCGGCGACGAGCCCGAGCCCGGCCGCACCGGTCGCTGCCAGCACGTGCCGCCTGCTGATCCCCATGCATCCCCCAGATGTGCGAAGGCCACCCGCATCGAAGCAGACGCGGGTGGCCTCCGGGTGAACGTCAGAAGTGCGTCACGTCCAGCTTGCCCTGCGAGTGGAAGGCCCGCAGGCGCTTCTTGTCGAACTTGCCGACGCTGGTCTTGGGCACCTCGTCGATGAACGTCCAGTGCTCCGGCAGCTGCCACTTCGCGACCTTGTCGGCCAGGAACTCACGCAGCTCCTCGGCGGTCACGCTCTGGCCCTCCCGGACCACGACCGCGACCAGCGGCCGCTCGTCCCACTTCTCGTCCGGCACGCCGACCACCGCGGCCTCGGCGACCGCCGGGTGGCTCATCACCGTGTTCTCCAGGTCGACCGAGGAGATCCACTCGCCGCCGGACTTGATGACGTCCTTCGCGCGGTCGGTGAGGGTCAGGTAGCCGTCCGGGCTGATCTTGCCCACGTCACCGGTGCGCAGCCAGCCGTCGTGGAACTTCTCCGGGTCCGCGCCGCCGTGGTAGGCGCCGGCGATCCACGGCCCGGCGACCTCCAGCTCGCCCACGCTCTCGTTGTCCCACGGCTGCTCGTTGCCGTCGTCGTCGATGAGCCGCGCGCGCACCGACGCGGGGAAGCGGCCCTGCGTGTACCGGTACTTCCAGGCCTCCTCGCCGGTCGCGCCCGCGGGCGGCCGGGCCACGCTGCCCAGCGGGGACGTCTCGGTCATGCCCCACGCGTGCAGGATCGGCACGCCGTAGCGCTCCTCGAAGGTGTGCATCAGCGCGGGCGGGCACGCCGACCCGCCGACGACCACCTCGCGCAGGTGCGAGATGTCCTGCGGCTGAGCCTCCAGCTGCTGCAGCAAGCCCTGCCAGATCGTCGGGACCGCGCCGGCGAACGTCGGCTTCTCCGAGGCGAGGATCTGCGCGAGCGGACCCGGCTGCAGGAACCGGTCCGGCATGACCAGCGACGCGCCGACCATGAACGCCGCGTACGGCAGGCCCCACGACATCGCGTGGAACATCGGCACGATGACCAGCGCGTTGTCGGCCGGCGAGAGCTGCATGCTGTCGGTCATGCAGACCTGCATCGAGTGCAGCCAGATCGAGCGGTGCGAGTAGACGACGCCCTTGGGGTCACCGGTCGTGCCCGACGTGTAGCACATCGCGGCCGCGGAGCGCTCGTCGATCTCCGGCCAGTCGAAGGTGTCCGGCTGGGCGGCCAGCAGGGCGTCGTAGGAGTGCACCTCGACGCCGTCCGGCGCCTGCAGCGTCGCCGGGTCGCCGTTGGCCACGATCACGTGCCGGACGGTCTTCATCTCCGGCAGCTGCTTGGCCAGCAGCGGGACGAGCGAGCCGTCCACGATCACGACGTGGTCCTCGGCGTGGTTCGCGACGAAGGTGAGCTGCTCGGGGAACAGCCGGATGTTGAGGGTGTGCAGCACGGCGCCCATCGCGGGGATCGCGAAGTAGGCCGCCAGGTGCTCGGCGTTGTTCCACATGAAGGTGCCGACCCGCTGGTCGCCGGTGACACCCAGACCACGGAGTGCATTCGCCAGTCGCGCAGCGTTACGACCCAGGTCCGCGTACGACTCGCGGCGGGGCCCCTGGTCGGTCCAGGTCGTCACCTGACTGGCGGCATGCACCCGGCTTCCGTGTTGTAGCAGGTTGGCAAGGGAAAGCTGTCCGTCCTGCATCGTGCTCAGCATGGGCACTCCCGCGCGGTGAAGTTCGGCGTTGAACGTGTTGCGGTCACTCTAAGTGGAAGACACCGTTGGTTGCCAGGACTGAT
The window above is part of the Amycolatopsis thermoflava N1165 genome. Proteins encoded here:
- a CDS encoding peptidase C39 family protein; this translates as MTRALLAVLAAAVMATVTVQPASASPGRADEAVDYHEWTPAGPFAPAGTESYEGRDYERAQWTSPFHAPGFDATELIASWNAQTPPGTWIQVEAQARTAAGAETAWYVMGRWAAGDGDIKRTSVDGQDDAHAQVSVDTLVMKPGVLLRSYRLRVSLYRAPGTRATATVSAVGAMTSNVPDRFEVPVSRPGKASGIELPVPAYAQNIHKGHFPEYGGGGESWCSPTSTEMVVEYWGRRPREEDMTWIPAGYPDRTVDYAARHTYDHSYEGTGNWPFNTAYAATFGLRGHVTRLHSLTELEDYIARGIPVITSQSFRADELDGAGYGTAGHIMVVVGFTADGDVIANDPAANSNANVRTIYPRAQFENIWQRTKRHTEDGSVASGPGGVVYLITP
- a CDS encoding PaaI family thioesterase translates to MTQLDEAGTALFHQSMPFSERLGIEVLEHSKDVVRARLAWDATLCTIGGVLHGGALMALADSTGAVCAFLNLPEGAQGTSTIESKTNFLRGVREGHVTATARPLHAGRKVVVVETELHDDAGKLVAKVTQSQSVL
- a CDS encoding TIGR03767 family metallophosphoesterase — protein: MGISRRHVLAATGAAGLGLVAGAPSAQAIDRALRESSRRAVGTSGTTLESVATPLDGAAAYTRLTGGPGWPLVVREDLAAGKAGRDDRRTALTAFVQFTDLHITDSESPARFEYLHPLIGSAHRPQETLGSAATAALVDRVNSLRRGPFTGRPLDFVMTTGDNTDNHEHLELGWFLGVLNGGEVTPNSGDPNVYEGVQASGDPLYWNPDRRVDGDWSAFPVLPGILTAGTRTFTSAGLDVPWYCTFGNHDDSIVGSLPDLPGMAHWYTGRYKVIGKDSGTAAKLARAIRTPGASVPVTELFGGSGTIREITPDERRRPFTTAEFVRAHLEPANTGPGPAGHGFTGANADGVDVYYTFRIAPGITGISLDTTTLAGFADGSIGLGQYLWVEQTLKRGSSVHYDFWGNRITRSVTDELFILFSHHTSDTMGNVLPDARHPLEPRLTGDAFVALLHRFPNVLAWVNGHTHENRITPRPGATPAQGFWEINTASHIDFPQHARVIEVADNADGTLSLFTTLIEAQAPYSADYADTSPSALASLYRELSFNDLHADPARTGAAADHNTELLLVHPLR
- a CDS encoding long-chain fatty acid--CoA ligase codes for the protein MLSTMQDGQLSLANLLQHGSRVHAASQVTTWTDQGPRRESYADLGRNAARLANALRGLGVTGDQRVGTFMWNNAEHLAAYFAIPAMGAVLHTLNIRLFPEQLTFVANHAEDHVVIVDGSLVPLLAKQLPEMKTVRHVIVANGDPATLQAPDGVEVHSYDALLAAQPDTFDWPEIDERSAAAMCYTSGTTGDPKGVVYSHRSIWLHSMQVCMTDSMQLSPADNALVIVPMFHAMSWGLPYAAFMVGASLVMPDRFLQPGPLAQILASEKPTFAGAVPTIWQGLLQQLEAQPQDISHLREVVVGGSACPPALMHTFEERYGVPILHAWGMTETSPLGSVARPPAGATGEEAWKYRYTQGRFPASVRARLIDDDGNEQPWDNESVGELEVAGPWIAGAYHGGADPEKFHDGWLRTGDVGKISPDGYLTLTDRAKDVIKSGGEWISSVDLENTVMSHPAVAEAAVVGVPDEKWDERPLVAVVVREGQSVTAEELREFLADKVAKWQLPEHWTFIDEVPKTSVGKFDKKRLRAFHSQGKLDVTHF